TCCCGTGAGATCGACGATCTCGCCTCGCTCAAGATGAAGAGACAGGTTGGAGAACAGGGTTTTCCCGTTCTGTTGTGATGAATCCTGTTTAAACACGCAAGACAGGGCATTCGCCGAGAAGTAGCTCACTTGTTGTTTCCTTTCGATTCGGTCGGATCGACTGTCAATCGCAGCGTAATCTCCATCGTCGTTCCGGATGATGATGTTGAAAGAACACGAATGGTTCCTTGGTAGCGGGACAAGATATCGCGCGTCAGGGCCAGTCCCAGACCATACCCTTGGTGTTCGGATTCCGCATCGGAACGTGCAAAGCGCGCGAACCACTGTTCGGGATTTCCTTCCATTCCCGTTCCTTGGTCCCGAACCGTCACGACTGCTTTGTCTTGTGCAGCATGCAGTGTCACTTCTATGTTCGTGTGATGCGGTGAATGGACGATTGCATTGTCAAGCACGGCGACAAGACAACGTTCGATTCCCGTTTCTTCGCACAAGACGAGAACGGTGGCTGAGGGTGATGCGAAATGGATCGCAACCTCACGCTGCTCAGCAAGCACATCGATTGACTCTAGGGCGTGTGTGATTGCCTGGGATAGATTCACTGCGTGCGGGCTGGTAGCGCCGCGTGCCGCCAGCAATAGGTCGTTGATGATGATGTCCATTCGTGACACGTCATTTGTCAATTCCTTCAGCAGAGGATCGATGGGTTTTCCGAGTCGCAGGCGACGCTCGATGAGTTCGCTACGAGCGTTGATTATTGCAAGTGGCGTTTTCAATTCGTGACTCGCGTCTGCTACGAAGTTACGTTGCAGCCGTATGGCCTGATCCAACGGCCTGATCTCTTCGCGGGATAGAAACCATGCAACCATCCCTGTGGTGATGATGATTCCAGCGACAAAGAGAATGATGAAGATTATTGCCTTTTCGGAGTCTATGATCAAGCTGCCGTGGAAGAGAGCTCCCGAGGTTACGTCGTTGGGGCTGAAGCCGCGTTCGCTGAGTTCATGTCGCGAACCTAGAATGACGCCAATGACCAGCAGAAGTGCTCCGAGAATCGCAATTGCACTCATTGCCAGCATCATCCGTATGCTGATTGATCGTATGGCTTTCATCCCGGATGTCTTGCGCTCGACCTGTGCATCTGATTCGTTATTAAATCTCATATGGGGTCGCTTTCCATGGGATTGCCGAGGCAATATCCCTTTCCTCGAACTGTCATGATCAATCCTTTGACTGTCTTCTGTCTGATATAGGAAACATAGGTATCAATGGTTCCCTCCCCAGCATCACGGCTGAAAGCAGCCATGAGCAATTCTTTTCTTGTGAAGACCCGGTCAGGATTGATGCACAGCGCCTTCAGCAATGAAGCTTCCGCAGGAGATAACTGGATGTTTATTCCCGACGGCGACTCGATGAGCCCTCGGTGCTCCTTGAATGTCCAATCGCCAATCGCGTGACTCTGCTGCTGTGCCTGATATCCGCGCAGCAATGATCGTATGCGTGCGTTGAGTTCCTCGAAACGGAATGGTTTGGAAAGATAATCATTGGCACCTGCATCCAATCCTGAGACGATCTCTTCCGTACTTGAAAGAGCGGTGAGCATCAGCATGGGAACGGTGATGCCTTCCCTCCGTGCCGAACGCACAAAATCCAACCCATCCATATCAGGCAGTCGTCGATCGACAATCACTGCATCATAGGGATTCATGCCAAACTCGTGGATGGCTGCCTTTCCCGTTGTAACCCAATGCGCACGGTAATCGTCCTCAAGGAGTTCCATGAGAATCCCTCCCATCTGCGGATCGTCCTCAATGAGCAGAAGGCTGGGTTGGAGCAGCTTGATCGGGTCTGACAATGCGTACCGGTTGTGACTATCATCAAGTTCATTCATATTTCAGCCCTCCACCGATGACGGTATTACTTCGTTTCGATTTCTTCACTTCTTGACGGCCAAGACGTAAAAGCCTTGAATGCCAATGGAAGAATCGAAATGAGCAAGATGCACAAGCACACTATTTCGATATGATTCGATATCAGCGGGATACGACCAAGAGCATACCCCATGCTTGGAAGTGCAACGCCCCAGATAACTGCCCCGACAAGGTTCGCGATGATGAAACGGCGATGATTGAAATGCGTCATGCCTATGATGAAGGGAACAAAGGTTCTCAATATGGGCACGAATCTCGCCAGGATGATCGCCCGGCTGCCGTAATCATCGAAGAAGCGCTGTGCTCGCTTGATGCGATTTCTATTTTTCCCCTGCACCCAGGATTTAATCCGGCGAATGTTTCCGCTGTGCTTCCCGGTCTCATACCCGGCTTGGTCTCCGGTGAAGGCAGCCACCGATACTATGAGACAGATGATCCACAATGGCATTCCTGATACGGGTGAGTCAGCCAGCGTCATTGACGCGGGAACCATGCCAAGCAGGAAAACTAGGGAATCTCCGGGAAGAAAAAATCCTATCAGCAGACCGGATTCTGCGAAGATGATGAATGAGCAGGCTGCAAGTGCCCAATGCCCTGCTGCTGCAATAACGAATGCCGGGCTAAGAAAAGATAGCATGTTCAAGTCCTTCTTGAGTACCTTTTATACTGTCACCGACATAATCCCAGTATGGAGCTAAGCAAACGCTAAGAATTGAATGCCAGACAGTGCAGTCACGTACAGAAATGATTCTTGGAGAATTCTTGGTATTTCAATGCAACACTTGAACGCATGAATAATCCTTTCGTCATGTCGTTGTCTCGGCTGCCTTGGACCAGGCGGCTGCTCCTCTTAGTGACAGCATTGGCTCTCATTTGCATCATTCCTATCGGAGACGCATTGAAAAGAAGTCAGTCTATCACGAATCACGAGATGAAGATACTTGAACAATTCCAAAAAGCTCCACATTTGTTGCTGGCTATCTCAACAGGCTTTGGACAGGCTTTCTCGATCGCGGGGACTGCACTGATAGTTTCACTTTCTCTGCTCTATTTGGTTTGGACCCAGCGTGGCTGGGTCCAACCTTTGAGGGGTGCCATAATCGCCGTCACTCCAATGATGGTGACGCTCGTGGTAAAGGTTATCGTCAATCGTAGCCGTCCAGGAACATCCCTCGGGAATCTGGAGAACGATCCAAGCTTTCCAAGCGGGCATGTCGCGGCTTCGATATGCTGCGTGGCGCTGCTGTTTCTGATCATGCAGTTGCGTCATGTCCGCGAATCGTCAAGAGGGAACAGATATTTTCTGAGGCTCGCCGTATCGGTGATTCTGATGCTCATTCCAGTGATGACTGCAGTCTCCAGACTGATATTGGGCGTCCACTATCCCAGCGATGTAGTGGCTTCTCTGATTCTCAACGCCCTGCTGGCAGCAAGCATGGGAGTCATAACACAACAAGAGATAATGGCAGGTCCACTGCATTAATATCGATGGATAAAACGACACAACCGACAAAATTATCTTAAGATCTCAGGTGAAACTAACAGAGTAGTACATTATACGGTGATAATCATATCCAGCCAAAGCGGAATTCAATTTAACTACGTATAACCTACATGCATTCTTGATATGTTTCATCCCCCGCTTCTAAATCGAATCTGGATGATGAGGTTCGATGCAAATCCACATGTAGCCGTTGGATCCGCTGGCTGCTGTTTACCAGACATTAAGAACAGGGATATCTGGGTCTGAATCTTGGCTGATTCGACTCCTTACTTTACTCAAGTGCGCTATTTCTGCCTGCCAGCTTCTTACGGGCGTCAGTGGTTCTCACTGCTCTTTTCCACCCATCTTTCGGAATGGTTCACCATCGTACTCAGAACTGGCTATCTCATATTTCTTAGTATCAATATTCTCTTTATTCTTCATCTTCCATTGTTTTTGAGTGGACCAATCTGTTTTCCAACGTGGTGATGCCCTCATTGGTAACATCTGGTGAATTGCTCTGGATTCCTCGTGTATGAGTTCTGACCAATCCTGTGAGAGGAAGAACTGGCATCAGGAAACCAGGCGACGGTGGCTTTCCCTGTTGCCAGAACAAAGCCATAGTAATAGTCATGATCACTGCCAAATGTGATATGGACTGGTTTTTGTTCCTGATTTCCCCTAGATAGGGAATGATGGGATTATGAGCATACAATTTAGCGATGAGTTCAAGGATCGGGCCGTGAGATTGTTGGCCGAGTCGTGGGAGAATTATTCGTCGCAGACGAAGGCGCTGCAGGGTGTGGCCAGGAGCCTCTGGGTCGCCACGCAGTCGCTGCGCCGCTGGCAGGAACAGGCCGATGCGAACGGTACGGCCGGTCCTGGCGAGTCTGCGGAGTTGAAACGGCTGCGCTGGGAGAATGCGGAGCTACGTCGCAGCAACGAGATACTTTCCTCGGCCTCGGTTTTTTCGCCTCAAGGCTCGACCCTACACGGCGTTGATGGTAGCGTACATCGACCGTCATCGCGCACGGTTCGGGGTCGGGCCAATCTGCTGGACGTTGAGGGTCTCGTTGGATGGCGGGTTCATCACGTCTCGCGCGTACTGGCAGACGAAGGCACATACCGTCTCCACCGGTAAGGGCTCGTCACGAGACGCTGGCGCGTGGCATTGGCGGGCATGCACGCGCACCGGTTCATGGCGGTGTACGGGTACAGGAAAGTGCATCGTCAGCTGATCCGTCAGGGTTGGATTGGAATCGGGCGCGACCAGGTGCTGCATGTCATACTCTCCCTTGGGATTCAAGGCATACGTCGGGGTCGGATCCCTATCCCCACGCGGTCCGTGAGGAGTACGGGCGGGCGCCCGGACCTAGTGGAGCGCCGGTTCAGCGCAGCCGCTCCCGGTCGTCTGCATGTGGCTGATATCACCTACGTGCATCTGAGCGATGGAAGTTTCGCTTATGTGGCGTTCGTGACCGACGCTTACGCCAGAAGGATTGTGGGCTGGGCCGTGAGCGCGAGCCAGCCCACCAAGGATCTGCCCCTGCTCACGTTGGACCAGTCCACCGGCTGGGCAGCCCGGCACGGTGATACGCGTGGACTCGTGCATCACTCGAATCACGGCACCCAGTACATCAGTGTTCTCTACGGCTCGCACCTTAACGAGCATGACATCCTCGCGTCCACCGGCAGCGTGGGTGACTCCTACGACAACGCCCTCGGGGAAACTGTCAACAGTGCGTACAAGACCGAGCTGATCCATCGCGGCAGGCCCATCGACCGCGTGAAGGCACTGGAACAAGCCACCTTCCAGTGGGCGTTCTGGTGGAGCCAGAAACGTTTTCATGAAACTCTGAACTACCTGACACCAGCCGAAGTGGAAGCACGTTACTATAAATCACAAGTGATACCAATCACCCCAAAAACCAATAAAACAGTGTGAACAAAATCCAGTCCACTTCAAATGGCTTAAAAGATCGGTTTGGTTCTAGTGGTGGTTGCGGCATCTGTCTTTCTGGGAGGAATGGATGTCGCAATACGAGTATCGGGGCTCGGTCTATCCGCCCCGGCGTGCGATGTGCCAGGCAAGACGCGCCCACTATGTTGAGCTGTTGAATCAGGGTATGAACTTCACCCAGGCTGCCCGCATGGTCGGGGTGTCCAAACGCACGGGAAAGCTTGGCGCAAGGGGCGAGCCAGAAGCACTGACAGGAACGAACGGCCCCGGGTCGACTGGTATCGTCATGACATGGACCAGCCCGACCGCCATGACGCCCAGAGCGTGCAGCACGCCAGTATCGCCAAGATGCGTCACCTGCCCAAGCTCCTGCGCAACACCCTGACACCTGGGGCGAACTCGCCCTGCACCGCACAATCAGCACCAGCCTGGGCATGCAGGTCTACTTCTCCCGACCTGCACAGCCCCTGGCAGCGCGGCACCAACGAGAACACCAACGGACTAATGCGCCAATACTTTCCCAAAGGCACCGACCTGAGCATCTACCCCGAGAAATATCTCGACGCCGTCGCCGAGGAGCTCAACGACCGCCCGAGAAAAACCCTCGACTACATGAAACCCAACGAAAAAATCATCGAACTCATCAACCAAACCGCATATTAGAAACCACCAACACACCACCAACCGTTACAACCACCACTAGAAACCGCCGGGCTGCGGCCTTTTTCTGGGAGGCGTCGAAGTAAGATGGACACGATGCTGCGGCTACCGCCGTTTGTCTCAAGCCCGGTGCTTGTGATAATTGGCATGACACTATCGGCGAACAATGCACTCGTGCTATAAGCCTTCCCTGAGTGTATGGGGGCATACCGTATCTACCGTTCAAGAAACAGTCACGAGTCATCGGCATTGATTGCTCCGTCCTCATTGATGTGGTAATTGGCGGGGTAAAGGAGAATGTAGTCCATACTTTTGCTTGTACTTTCAAGCATCTACACAGAATCTTTGCACTCTCCCTAGCTCCACAGTCAGGGTTTTCGTTGTTTTGCCGAAAGCCCTTCTTTTGTGCGATTTCCGTTGGCATTTCGCCGTTTTAGTCTTTTTTCGAGTTGTCGTTTGGTCGTATGTTTCCGCAGCTTTCCGTATGATTGTGGTCTAGATAGGTGCATGGTTAGGTGCACCCGAATGGGCGGACAGCGAGGTACGTTATGGCCAGACGCAAAGAGCAACGCAATGACTGGGGGCACGATCCTCACACGCAAGAACGCCCGTGGCGAGGTGACGGCCTATCAGGCGAGGTATGTGCATCCTTTGAATGCGTCGAAACGGGTGCAGCGGAATTTCAAACCCGATCAGAAACTTCGCGCCGAGAACTGGCTGGAGGACGAGCACCGGCTGGTGACCGCCCACGAACTCGGCAAAGCCACATGGACACATCCTAGCGAACGCGAACATGCCGAAAAACAATCATCCGTAATATTCTCCGAGTATGCCAAGTCGTTTCTTGACGGGTATCTTGGGGCGGATGGCAAGGCGCTCACATCGTCCTCGTTGCGAAAGAAGCGTGAGGCCATAGTCCACCTGAACCGGTATTTCGGCGGCACGCGTCTGGTGGATATCGATGCCAAATCTGTCAACACCTGGCTTGACGGCGAATATGTGGATGGTATCCATGCTCTGCGTCGCGCTTATCAGGTGTTCAAGGCCATCATGAAGCAGGCGAGCACGGCACATGACGGGCAGCCGTCGATCATCGAACGCAATCCCTGCACCCGCGCCAACCTTCGTCTGCCCAAATCGAAGCAGGCGCTGATACCAGCGGCAACGGCGAACGAGTTGCAAACCATCTACGAGCAGATGCCGGAGTATTCACACATCTCGATATACCTGGGCGCGGTGTTTGGCCTGCGCATCAGCGAGATCTGCGCCTTGCAACGGCGGGATATCGATATCACCCACCGATGCCTCTACGTGCGGCACTCGATAGGCCGGAGCGCAGGCGACAAGGGAGCCTTAGTGCTTAAGGAGCCTAAAACCGAGTCCAGTGCAGACTACCAGATCATCCCGGAAGCCTTCATCCCTATCCTGCAACACCACATGACCGCGCATTGTGCCAAGGAAGCCGACGCGCAGCTCATCACGCCACGCACCACGGCGATCATGAACCCCAACAGTCTGCGAGGACAGTTCGAGAAAGCCCGGATGACAGCCAACCGACCCGACCTGCACTTCCACGCCCTGAGGGCCACCGCCATCACCGCAGCCGCCCAACAAGGAGGGACCCCCAAAGAGGTGCAACGCTACGGCCGTCACGCCGACGCGGAGATCAGCCTTGCCCTTTCCAACGCGCCACCGAGGAAGGGTCCACCAGCCTCGCCGACCGTGTCTTCGAGGCCCTGGTCACACTCGACATCCAACACACGGAACGCACCAGCGCAACTGTCAAAGCGGAACTCAGCCAAGCCAAGAACGCTCTAGAAGCGCTGAAACGCCAAAGGCAAGAACTCGAACGCCGCATCAGTGATCTGCAACAGGAACTCGCCAAACACGCCAACCAGCCCGAACCACCCGACGATCCCACATAGGAGACTGTGAACGGAGCGAAACATGCCCCCCCCCCTCAAACAGGCAAACGAGCATCGCCATGCGACCTATAACCGAAACCCTTACCATTCCTTAGACGATGAGCATATTGGAATGCTCATGTTCCTATGCGGAGAAGCTCGTGAATACCCTTGCTTGTGAGTACACGACGACACAATATTAGCTGTTGTAAGTTCAAGAGGATTCGGCCATGAGCAGTGAGATCGCAATGAAGAAACATAAGATCAGCAAGCGCCTGCCGGTGGTCATTTGCGTATGTGCGGTTATGGTCATGTGCTTGGGTGTAGGAGGTGAAGTGCTCTCCTACAAGAGACTCAAGGGCGCAAAGCCCGCCTGTCTGTAGGTGCAAACACTACTAGATCAGCCTTCGCAAGGTCATTGATTCGACCACGGAGCTGAATGCTTCCGCTGACAAACAGGTCAAAGATGAGAAGACTCGTACCGACCTGAGTGCCTCAATTAAGAAGGCCACTGAGGTTCTGGGCATTAAGCTCAAGCAGACCAATCCTTCTGGACTCAAGGAATAGCGTTCAGCCACTGATGAGGTGACTGTCCAACAGAAGAAGCTTGATTCGGCCAGTACCAACCTTCATGATTCGTCTCTTGAGGTCTACAAGTCTGTCTATACGTTCAAGATTGATGTTGCAAACGCTGACTGTAAGTTATCAGAGGACACATACATCGGCGCCAAGAGCAAAGCCAACAACATACTTGGTTCCTCTGAGGGTATTAGCGATACAACCCAAAAGGCCATCAATGACGCCATTACTTAGGGAGATAAGGACGTGGACGCCAAGGCTTCATCGTTGAACAAAGACAAGTTGGATGCCTATTTCAAGGGTTTGACCGCGTTCTCGAAGGAGTTCAAGTTCAACGATGTCGATTCTGTCAATTCCAGCGCTAAGACGATGAAAGCCGATGCTGACAAGTTGGACACAGGCTTCTTCTGAGCATCAGGCGTAGTCAAGCCGCAGCCCAGGTACAAGCACAGGCACAGTCTTCACGCAGTCGATCGAATTTTTCATCTACCACATCCCGTTCAACTTCAGGGAATCAAGGCAGTCAATTGTCATCTAATGGAGCATACTCGTGCGGTATCTCGTCGGGGATTGGTTCTAGCAGTATGAGTTATGAGGAGATGCTTGAGCTTGCATGCGGTTCTGGTGGTGGCGAAATGTCGTGCCAGGTTGTGGCCACTTGCAAGTAACTGCATGTAGCCTAAAATTAGAGAGCCTTCTCTTCTTCACTTAAAGGGATGAGTGCCATTCCTCCAGTATTGCTTCACGCAGCTCTTCGTTTTATTCGTCAGTGAGATTCTCTGAATCGAAACCCCATTCACGCAATATCACTGGTGTCCTTTTATTAATTGGGCTCTGTTAAACTAGAATTAGCATAAGTCCATTCATATGCCCAATCTTATAGTTACATTGTAATTACAGCATTGGATGTGGTGATGATAAGACTCGCAGCCACTGTGCGACGGCAGCTCAAGGGCATGAACCATGCAAAGCAGTAGAACGCGGTGCGTGAATTGCGCGAAGTTATCTACAAAAAGGTCTACAAAACCATCACCGCTCACAGTGACGACAATCCGGCATGCCCGTATTGCTGTTCTGTCACAATCGTGAAAGGGGACAGAATTCGAACGGTTCGTAATGCTGGCAGCGAAAGGACTGCATTCGCGCGTTCTTACAGACCAGAAGTACGCTGATCGAGCGCTCGAAGCTGTCTGTCACCAAGTGGATGATGTATGTGGAGTGCTTTCGTGGATTGCCTGGCATTGCATGAATGCGCGTTGCGCTGTGAGATTTCGTTGCGTATAACGTGGCTTATGAGCCGCCGACTGCTTGCATGATTGGAACGCTACCTGCCGAGATGCGCGGCAACCGCTGGCATGTTCATGCAGTTGGATGAAACGTATCTGCGGGAGAGCCTCAAAAGCAACCATATGAAAGGCGGATTTCGTCTATCTCGCCCGGCTCAATATCGAGGCAGACCTCTGCACCGGCGCGGATTGTCGAAAGAGCAGATATATGTAATGACCGGAGTTGCTGACCCGGACATGGCATTCGCCGTACTGATCGGGCGAGGACTCATCTTCAAATAGCGAGCCGTCGCATCCCTCGGGGTCGGATCGGTCGTGGAACGCATATTTAGGCAGATGAAGCACCGGCACATCAGGGCTCGATGCAAGAGGTACATACACGCTTCGAATAGGTGAAAGCGAAATCGCGTCACGTCAATCATGTCAACACGCTGCACCACAATCTTAACGGGTTCCTCACCGAGTTCAGAGGCGTGAGCATCTACAAAGCTTCTGACAAGGTTCCTCCGGCAGCGCTCGTTTCGTACCAGTCGTAGCGACAGCATTATCCGGCAGTTGGATGCTCAACCATGCCCCAGCATCACCCGCGACTGAAGTAATGTCATGCCGCCGCACATGGCCTACTGGGACATGACAACATAGAACATGCACGTACACTGTGCATATCAAGAAAGTCGAACGATAAGGATAGCGTCATGTCGAACACGCCGACCACGACCATGTGCCTCGACCCCGAACTGAAGAACGAAGCTATGAGAGTATTGAAACCGTTATGGCTGAACATGACCGGAGTCGTAACCCTCTTACTCAAAGCCGTTGTCAGAGAGAACGGACTACCATTCGGCGTGACACTCGGCAACAAAGAGAAGGATGGTGACTGATGGCTGGAAATCAGAGCGCTGAGGCGCTGTCGGTGCAGAGGCTCATCAATGAGGTGCTAGTGCAGAAACTCGGCATCCCTGCACACAATATCGTCAACGACATGGCTTTCCCCCACCACACAGGAATCCGGCGACCGGATATAACCATCTCCAACGAGCCATATGAAGACTCGAATGATGAGGAACGTTTTGTCAACAACCTCATCTGTTATCTCGAAGCGAAGGATATCCACTGCAAGCTAGATGATGCCGACTGGAAAAACGCCATAAACCAATGCATGGTAAAGGCACCCGAACTCGGACTTCACTATTTCGGCGTAACTAACTGCCGTTACACCTACTTCTATAATCTTAATGGAAAGCGTCTCTCCCTCAACGGGAACCCTATATCCGAGCCGCAGGCGATGGACGTGCTGCGCCTCATCAAACACCAGACCGGCCAAGACAACAACATCACCGACATCCAGATGGGCGTGGACACCCTTACGGCAGTGTCGGAGGCGGTGTTCGACAGCAAGCTCTGGCAGTTGAAGAATATCTATCGTGGAATTGATTTTGAAAACAACAACAAAAAGATTGACTTCACCATTGGCATGGTCTCGATGGAATACTATGAAGAAAAAGCCGGCTTGGACGGCCGTCACGATGAATCTTTGACATGGTGGTCGACTGCAAGAAACGTGGCTGAGAAGACCCGAGCCGCAACAATTCTGGCATATATCACACGGATCACCGGTGACGATTCGGAATTTAAGGAATTCGCCGATTCTGTTAATGTTGTCAGGGAATACATTTCAGGGGCATCGCCGTTAGTGAGAGCGAGCCAACTGGGTGAAATATATAACACCGTTGATTCAATGTCGCCTTTGCATGGAACTGGTTTCGATTTGTTTGGAGCGGTTTATGAGGCGTTCGCTAATTCCAAGGAGAAGAAAGATTTCGGCGAGTATTTCACGAGCCGCCATTACGCGCATATCTTCGCCAAGCTCTTGTTCGGTCAATCCGAAAGATTCAATACGGACGCAAAGTTCACCGTCATAGACCCATTCTGCGGAACAGGAGGGATGCTGACCGAAGCTTACAAGGTACTGCGCACTAATTTCGAACACAGCAACACCTTCACCTCAGAAGCCAAAACGTTCCTTTCGACTGAATGCTTCTACGGTATTGACATACGCAAGGACAATGCATCAAGGTCACGGCTTAATATGTTTCTTGTTGGAGACGGTCACAACCATATCTATGACGACAACTCCTTCGTTCCCGTAAAAATCAACGGCAAGCACGTCATTGAGAAAATGGGGGGAACCTATAATTACGTCATCACCAACCCACCATATGGACAGGGTACGGTTCTCGCGGACACATCGTTTCTTTCAAGTCGACGCATGGAAATAGCCGCGATTTGCAGAGTAATAGATCTGCTTAGGATAAACGGCGAGGGGTGTATCATAACGCCTGACGGTATACTCGAAAACCCCTCGTTCAAGGCATTCCGCAAAGAGATTCTGATGACATGCGAAATTACGCACATCGTCTCACTCCCCAAGTTCGCGTTTGCCCCTTATACGAAGGAAAAGACCTACGCCGTTTTCATCAAGAAACGTTACAATCGTGTTCGTCCCTCAATCCAAGGAAACGGTCAGGATCCATCGCATCAAAACGGCATGTTCCAGACCAACCCTATTTGGATGTACATACTTGACTACGACGGTTTCGCCAATTCCGACAAACGCTACCCGACCAGACTCAGAGGCAAGGAACAGAAATGGGAGCACGATGAAATCTCAAGCTGGGTTGACACTGATGGCAACGAACGTATCTCCCAACTAGAAGACTGCTGGAGACACAACAAGGATGATGCAGCGTCAGGAGGAGAGACCTGGACTGCGCCCGACGGGGAAGAAGTGACCGCGCGCAAATGCGGTTATATCGATATCGAGAATGTGACTGATGACGAGTTCCTGACGCTTCTACCGGAAAAATGGCTGAGACCTTACGATCCCCCGTATGTGACACCCAGTGAGATGGAGCAAGAACTTGACGGGATTATGAGAGCCTTGAAGAACATAGCATGAAACTCAACGACATATTCGCTCCTATTGTAAAGGGTGATTTCGGGCTCACCGACGAAGTGATATACCAATCCTTCGGAGGTGACGGAGAAACCATAGCATTGTACGGCGGCAACCAGTCGCACAGCGTTCCGACACGTTGGGTGAAAACCGGTTGCATCACCACAAAAGGCAAACACATACGCACATTTGCAGATGCTGGGATCATCCTTAGTCTTGACGGCAGTGCGGGTAGCATGACCTACAAGAAAGGCGATGAGACGTTCGCTCTGAACCATCACGCGG
This Bifidobacterium sp. WK041_4_12 DNA region includes the following protein-coding sequences:
- a CDS encoding sensor histidine kinase; amino-acid sequence: MRFNNESDAQVERKTSGMKAIRSISIRMMLAMSAIAILGALLLVIGVILGSRHELSERGFSPNDVTSGALFHGSLIIDSEKAIIFIILFVAGIIITTGMVAWFLSREEIRPLDQAIRLQRNFVADASHELKTPLAIINARSELIERRLRLGKPIDPLLKELTNDVSRMDIIINDLLLAARGATSPHAVNLSQAITHALESIDVLAEQREVAIHFASPSATVLVLCEETGIERCLVAVLDNAIVHSPHHTNIEVTLHAAQDKAVVTVRDQGTGMEGNPEQWFARFARSDAESEHQGYGLGLALTRDILSRYQGTIRVLSTSSSGTTMEITLRLTVDPTESKGNNK
- a CDS encoding response regulator transcription factor; translated protein: MNELDDSHNRYALSDPIKLLQPSLLLIEDDPQMGGILMELLEDDYRAHWVTTGKAAIHEFGMNPYDAVIVDRRLPDMDGLDFVRSARREGITVPMLMLTALSSTEEIVSGLDAGANDYLSKPFRFEELNARIRSLLRGYQAQQQSHAIGDWTFKEHRGLIESPSGINIQLSPAEASLLKALCINPDRVFTRKELLMAAFSRDAGEGTIDTYVSYIRQKTVKGLIMTVRGKGYCLGNPMESDPI
- a CDS encoding DedA family protein, whose translation is MLSFLSPAFVIAAAGHWALAACSFIIFAESGLLIGFFLPGDSLVFLLGMVPASMTLADSPVSGMPLWIICLIVSVAAFTGDQAGYETGKHSGNIRRIKSWVQGKNRNRIKRAQRFFDDYGSRAIILARFVPILRTFVPFIIGMTHFNHRRFIIANLVGAVIWGVALPSMGYALGRIPLISNHIEIVCLCILLISILPLAFKAFTSWPSRSEEIETK
- a CDS encoding phosphatase PAP2 family protein; translation: MNNPFVMSLSRLPWTRRLLLLVTALALICIIPIGDALKRSQSITNHEMKILEQFQKAPHLLLAISTGFGQAFSIAGTALIVSLSLLYLVWTQRGWVQPLRGAIIAVTPMMVTLVVKVIVNRSRPGTSLGNLENDPSFPSGHVAASICCVALLFLIMQLRHVRESSRGNRYFLRLAVSVILMLIPVMTAVSRLILGVHYPSDVVASLILNALLAASMGVITQQEIMAGPLH
- a CDS encoding transposase; protein product: MSIQFSDEFKDRAVRLLAESWENYSSQTKALQGVARSLWVATQSLRRWQEQADANGTAGPGESAELKRLRWENAELRRSNEILSSASVFSPQGSTLHGVDGSVHRPSSRTVRGRANLLDVEGLVGWRVHHVSRVLADEGTYRLHR
- a CDS encoding IS3 family transposase — protein: MAVYGYRKVHRQLIRQGWIGIGRDQVLHVILSLGIQGIRRGRIPIPTRSVRSTGGRPDLVERRFSAAAPGRLHVADITYVHLSDGSFAYVAFVTDAYARRIVGWAVSASQPTKDLPLLTLDQSTGWAARHGDTRGLVHHSNHGTQYISVLYGSHLNEHDILASTGSVGDSYDNALGETVNSAYKTELIHRGRPIDRVKALEQATFQWAFWWSQKRFHETLNYLTPAEVEARYYKSQVIPITPKTNKTV
- a CDS encoding tyrosine-type recombinase/integrase, translated to MTGGTILTRKNARGEVTAYQARYVHPLNASKRVQRNFKPDQKLRAENWLEDEHRLVTAHELGKATWTHPSEREHAEKQSSVIFSEYAKSFLDGYLGADGKALTSSSLRKKREAIVHLNRYFGGTRLVDIDAKSVNTWLDGEYVDGIHALRRAYQVFKAIMKQASTAHDGQPSIIERNPCTRANLRLPKSKQALIPAATANELQTIYEQMPEYSHISIYLGAVFGLRISEICALQRRDIDITHRCLYVRHSIGRSAGDKGALVLKEPKTESSADYQIIPEAFIPILQHHMTAHCAKEADAQLITPRTTAIMNPNSLRGQFEKARMTANRPDLHFHALRATAITAAAQQGGTPKEVQRYGRHADAEISLALSNAPPRKGPPASPTVSSRPWSHSTSNTRNAPAQLSKRNSAKPRTL
- a CDS encoding type II toxin-antitoxin system RelB/DinJ family antitoxin, coding for MSNTPTTTMCLDPELKNEAMRVLKPLWLNMTGVVTLLLKAVVRENGLPFGVTLGNKEKDGD